In a single window of the Zea mays cultivar B73 chromosome 5, Zm-B73-REFERENCE-NAM-5.0, whole genome shotgun sequence genome:
- the LOC103626094 gene encoding GTPase-activating protein gyp7 isoform X2 has translation MWAWGCVERVAAGFLGGPLAAGGRWNTAVAVGVTAAAGLVLVAIVVSSRRGGLKSPWWRRRRKAPLTAQEWCDLFTPQGKLQDGGVKLLKKVRSGGIEPSIRAQVWPFLLGVSEAQRDVVKAQNRKGYLLLRKHCLRKLAYIMEESKQSTKTVKVNHEGSNSSEKGDESGCVSPFESEDVLENSGMGEATTEEGIPCLSTEQEVQDDTSETKPEQMNGNQSSSSSSDEEGSERSVVTQVEASHKNLASVCESSFEDGQESIPRYSNTGGNMDDVVLSKAARPVKSARATEDFETWQRIIRLDAVRANDEWISYSPSQAAVSKERAIESAKAVFLKDYDHLEPYRIHHASRLVAILEAYAIYDQEIGYCQGMSDLLAPLLAVLEDDDEAFWCFAGFMRKARHNFRLDEVGIRRQLNMVARIIKYKDFHLYRHLEMLQAEDCFFVYRMVVVMFRRELTFEQTLCLWEVMWADQAANRAEIANSSWRKLQLGAPPTDDLLLYAIAASVLQKRKLIIESYNSMDEIIRECNSMAGQLDIWKLLDDAHDLVVTLHDRIE, from the exons ATGTGGGCGTGGGGCTGCGTCGAGCGCGTGGCCGCGGGCTTCCTCGGCGGCCCCCTCGCCGCCGGCGGCCGCTGGAACACCGCCGTCGCCGTCGGGGTCAcggccgccgcgggcctcgtGCTCGTCGCCATCGTCGTCTCTTCCCGCAG AGGCGGGCTCAAATCTCcgtggtggcggcggcggaggaAGGCGCCACTTACGGCGCAAGAGTGGTGCGACCTGTTCACACCGCAGGGGAAGCTTCAGGACGGCGGAGTGAAGCTTCTGAAGAAAGTTCGGAGCGGA GGGATTGAACCGAGTATCAGAGCGCAAGTCTGGCCGTTCCTTCTGGGAGT TTCTGAAGCACAAAGAGATGTGGTCAAGGCCCAGAACAG GAAGGGATATTTGTTATTGAGGAAACATTGCCTGCGTAAATTAGCATACATCATGGAAGAGAGCAAGCAGTCAACTAAAACAGTTAAAGTCAACCATGAAGGGAGCAATAGTTCTGAAAAAGGTGATGAATCTGGTTGTGTTAGTCCTTTTGAATCTGAAGATGTTCTTGAAAATTCTGGCATGGGAGAGGCTACAACTGAGGAAGGAATTCCATGCCTCAGTACAGAGCAAGAAGTGCAGGATGACACTTCTGAAACAAAGCCAGAGCAGATGAATGGAAACCAGTCTTCATCTAGCTCCTCTGATGAGGAAGGGAGTGAAAGAAGTGTTGTGACTCAAGTAGAAGCATCTCATAAGAACTTGGCCTCAGTTTGTGAGTCCTCATTTGAGGATGGACAAGAAAGCATCCCAAGATATTCGAACACAGGAGGAAATATGGATGATGTTGTGTTATCTAAGGCTGCCCGCCCTGTGAAGTCTGCACGGGCAACTGAGGATTTTGAGACATGGCAACGGATTATCCGTTTGGACGCAGTCCGTGCTAACGACGAATGGATTTCCTACTCTCCATCCCAAGCTGCAGTTTCCAAGGAGAGGGCAATTGAATCTGCTAAAGCTGTTTTTCTCAAAGACTATGACCACTTAGAACCATATCGGATCCATCATGCGTCACGCCTTGTTGCTATTCTTGAGGCCTACGCAATATATGACCAAGAAATTGGATATTGTCAAGGAATGAGTGACCTGCTTGCGCCTCTCCTTGCTGTTCTAGAGGACGATGACGAGGCCTTCTGGTGCTTTGCTGGTTTTATGAGGAAAGCCCGCCACAACTTTAGGCTTGATGAAGTGGGTATACGCCGGCAACTCAATATGGTTGCCAGGATAATCAAATACAAGGACTTCCATCTCTACAGACATTTGGAGATGCTCCAAGCTGAAGACTGCTTTTTCGTTTACAGAATGGTGGTTGTGATGTTCCGGAGGGAACTCACCTTCGAGCAGACCCTATGTCTCTGGGAGGTGATGTGGGCTGATCAGGCAGCAAACCGCGCCGAGATCGCAAACTCATCCTGGCGTAAATTGCAGTTGGGAGCGCCTCCAACAGATGATCTGTTACTGTATGCGATTGCTGCTAGTGTGTTGCAGAAGCGGAAACTGATAATAGAAAGCTACAACAGCATGGATGAGATCATAAGGGAGTGTAACAGCATGGCTGGGCAGCTGGACATTTGGAAGCTCCTGGACGATGCGCACGATCTTGTGGTGACCCTTCACGATAGGATCGAGTAG
- the LOC100274434 gene encoding Protein HLB1-like, producing the protein MEEPTESRPAGAEDLANGAKDPEGPPPEVEEEEVEEPPRSATAKQEEAKEVLGSEGSRPFTMRELLGELREDGETAVGGSTARSAFGDGNGVGSADAEGSSYSQDSAQFSSHHDVAMDLINSVTGVDEEGRSRQRILSFAAKRYVNAIESNPDDPDAYYNWALVLQESADNVDPNSSSSKDALLEEACKKYAEATRLSPTLYDAYYNWAIAIADRAKMRGRTKEAEELWKQAILNYEKAVQLNWNSPQALNNWGLGLQELSAIVPARDKQTIIKTAISKFRAAIQLQFDFHRAIYNLGTVLYGLAEDTMRSGKPDVSPNELYSQSAIYVAAAHALKPNYSVYRSALRLVRSMLPLPYLKVGYLTAPPANNSIAPHGDWEVSQFILNHEGLQQADASDQPPSQSPGHLDRGRKPVRINVADIVSVSACADLTLPSGAGLCIETIHGPTFLVAHSWEALDGWLDAIRLVYTIFARGKSDVLAGIITG; encoded by the exons ATGGAGGAGCCCACGGAGTCCAGGCCAGCTGGCGCGGAGGATCTCGCGAACGGCGCGAAAGACCCGGAGGGGCCTCCGCCGGAGGTTGAGGAGGAGGAAGTGGAGGAGCCGCCACGATCGGCGACGGCGAAGCAGGAGGAGGCGAAGGAGGTACTAGGGTCGGAGGGGTCTCGCCCGTTCACCATGCGGGAGCTGCTCGGCGAACTCAGGGAGGACGGCGAGACGGCGGTCGGCGGCAGCACCGCGAGATCTGCGTTCGGCGACGGGAACGGGGTCGGATCCGCTGATGCCGAGGGCTCGTCCTACAG CCAAGATAGCGCACAGTTTTCATCACACCATGATGTAGCGATGGACTTGATAAATAGTGTAACTGGAGTTGACGAGGAAGGACGTTCTCGCCAAAGGATTCTTTCTTTTGCTGCTAAAAG ATACGTAAATGCAATTGAAAGTAATCCTGACGACCCTGATGCATATTATAATTGGGCTCTAGTCCTCCAG GAGAGCGCAGACAATGTGGATCCCAATTCGAGTTCCTCTAAAGATGCATTGCTGGAGGAGGCTTGCAAAAAGTATGCTGAAGCTACTCGACTTAGTCCAACTCTTTATGAT GCATATTATAACTGGGCTATTGCTATTGCTGATCGGGCTAAAATGCGAGGTCGGACAAAAGAAGCCGAAGAACTCTGGAAGCAG GCAATACTGAATTATGAGAAGGCTGTCCAGCTTAATTGGAATAGCCCACAG GCTCTCAATAACTGGGGTCTTGGGCTACAG GAGCTGAGTGCAATTGTTCCTGCCCGGGATAAACAGACCATCATAAAAACAGCTATCAGTAAG TTCCGTGCTGCAATTCAGCTGCAATTTGATTTCCATCGGGCAATATACAACCTCGGAACTGTCTTG TATGGTTTAGCTGAGGATACCATGAGATCTGGGAAGCCAGATGTCTCCCCAAATGAGCTTTACAGTCAGTCTGCTATCTATGTTGCAGCTGCTCATGCTCTGAAGCCAAATTACTCG GTCTATCGTAGTGCCTTGCGACTAGTCCGCTCAATG TTGCCTCTGCCATATCTCAAAGTGGGGTATTTGACTGCTCCTCCAGCTAACAATTCCATCGCACCACACGGGGATTGGGAGGTATCACAGTTCATTTTGAATCATGAGGGCCTCCAGCAG GCTGATGCTTCTGACCAGCCTCCATCGCAATCCCCTGGGCATTTGGACAGGGGCAGAAAGCCTGTCAGAATAAACGTTGCAGATATTGTTTCAGTGTCAGCATGTGCCGATTTAACTTTACCAAGTGGTGCTGGCCTCTGTATAGAAACTATTCATGGTCCTACGTTCTTG GTTGCCCATAGTTGGGAGGCTCTTGACGGCTGGCTAGATGCCATACGCCTTGTCTACACTATTTTTGCGAGAGGGAAGAGCGATGTGCTTGCCGGTATTATTACTGGTTAA
- the LOC100383035 gene encoding cytochrome b5 isoform X1 has protein sequence MASENKVFRFEEVAKHNVTKDCWIIIAGKVYDVTPFMDEHPGGDEVLLAVTGKDATADFEDIGHSDSARDMMEKYHIGQIDASTIPAKRTYVHPQQAPSHSDKNNDLLIKILQFLVPIMILGLAFGIRQYTKSE, from the exons ATGGCCAGCGAGAATAAGGTATTTAGGTTCGAGGAAGTCGCCAAGCACAACGTCACCAAGGACTGCTGGATCATCATCGCCGGCAAG GTGTATGATGTCACTCCTTTTATGGATGAGCATCCTGGTGGAGATGAGGTTTTGCTAGCTGTAACTG GGAAAGATGCTACAGCTGATTTTGAAGATATTGGCCACAGTGATTCCGCAAGGGACATGATGGAGAAGTACCACATCGGGCAGATAGATGCTTCAACAATCCCAGCAAAGCGAACTTATGTGCACCCCCAGCAAGCGCCCAGCCACTCAGACAAGAATAAtgatctcctcatcaagatcctgcAGTTCCTTGTGCCCATTATGATCCTGGGCCTTGCATTTGGTATACGTCAGTACACCAAATCAGAGTAG
- the LOC100274434 gene encoding protein HLB1-like isoform X1: MEEPTESRPAGAEDLANGAKDPEGPPPEVEEEEVEEPPRSATAKQEEAKEVLGSEGSRPFTMRELLGELREDGETAVGGSTARSAFGDGNGVGSADAEGSSYSQDSAQFSSHHDVAMDLINSVTGVDEEGRSRQRILSFAAKRYVNAIESNPDDPDAYYNWALVLQESADNVDPNSSSSKDALLEEACKKYAEATRLSPTLYDAYYNWAIAIADRAKMRGRTKEAEELWKQAILNYEKAVQLNWNSPQALNNWGLGLQYESAMQELSAIVPARDKQTIIKTAISKFRAAIQLQFDFHRAIYNLGTVLYGLAEDTMRSGKPDVSPNELYSQSAIYVAAAHALKPNYSVYRSALRLVRSMLPLPYLKVGYLTAPPANNSIAPHGDWEVSQFILNHEGLQQADASDQPPSQSPGHLDRGRKPVRINVADIVSVSACADLTLPSGAGLCIETIHGPTFLVAHSWEALDGWLDAIRLVYTIFARGKSDVLAGIITG; the protein is encoded by the exons ATGGAGGAGCCCACGGAGTCCAGGCCAGCTGGCGCGGAGGATCTCGCGAACGGCGCGAAAGACCCGGAGGGGCCTCCGCCGGAGGTTGAGGAGGAGGAAGTGGAGGAGCCGCCACGATCGGCGACGGCGAAGCAGGAGGAGGCGAAGGAGGTACTAGGGTCGGAGGGGTCTCGCCCGTTCACCATGCGGGAGCTGCTCGGCGAACTCAGGGAGGACGGCGAGACGGCGGTCGGCGGCAGCACCGCGAGATCTGCGTTCGGCGACGGGAACGGGGTCGGATCCGCTGATGCCGAGGGCTCGTCCTACAG CCAAGATAGCGCACAGTTTTCATCACACCATGATGTAGCGATGGACTTGATAAATAGTGTAACTGGAGTTGACGAGGAAGGACGTTCTCGCCAAAGGATTCTTTCTTTTGCTGCTAAAAG ATACGTAAATGCAATTGAAAGTAATCCTGACGACCCTGATGCATATTATAATTGGGCTCTAGTCCTCCAG GAGAGCGCAGACAATGTGGATCCCAATTCGAGTTCCTCTAAAGATGCATTGCTGGAGGAGGCTTGCAAAAAGTATGCTGAAGCTACTCGACTTAGTCCAACTCTTTATGAT GCATATTATAACTGGGCTATTGCTATTGCTGATCGGGCTAAAATGCGAGGTCGGACAAAAGAAGCCGAAGAACTCTGGAAGCAG GCAATACTGAATTATGAGAAGGCTGTCCAGCTTAATTGGAATAGCCCACAG GCTCTCAATAACTGGGGTCTTGGGCTACAG TATGAATCTGCAATGCAGGAGCTGAGTGCAATTGTTCCTGCCCGGGATAAACAGACCATCATAAAAACAGCTATCAGTAAG TTCCGTGCTGCAATTCAGCTGCAATTTGATTTCCATCGGGCAATATACAACCTCGGAACTGTCTTG TATGGTTTAGCTGAGGATACCATGAGATCTGGGAAGCCAGATGTCTCCCCAAATGAGCTTTACAGTCAGTCTGCTATCTATGTTGCAGCTGCTCATGCTCTGAAGCCAAATTACTCG GTCTATCGTAGTGCCTTGCGACTAGTCCGCTCAATG TTGCCTCTGCCATATCTCAAAGTGGGGTATTTGACTGCTCCTCCAGCTAACAATTCCATCGCACCACACGGGGATTGGGAGGTATCACAGTTCATTTTGAATCATGAGGGCCTCCAGCAG GCTGATGCTTCTGACCAGCCTCCATCGCAATCCCCTGGGCATTTGGACAGGGGCAGAAAGCCTGTCAGAATAAACGTTGCAGATATTGTTTCAGTGTCAGCATGTGCCGATTTAACTTTACCAAGTGGTGCTGGCCTCTGTATAGAAACTATTCATGGTCCTACGTTCTTG GTTGCCCATAGTTGGGAGGCTCTTGACGGCTGGCTAGATGCCATACGCCTTGTCTACACTATTTTTGCGAGAGGGAAGAGCGATGTGCTTGCCGGTATTATTACTGGTTAA
- the LOC103626094 gene encoding GTPase-activating protein gyp7 isoform X1: MWAWGCVERVAAGFLGGPLAAGGRWNTAVAVGVTAAAGLVLVAIVVSSRRGGLKSPWWRRRRKAPLTAQEWCDLFTPQGKLQDGGVKLLKKVRSGGIEPSIRAQVWPFLLGVYSLDSSEAQRDVVKAQNRKGYLLLRKHCLRKLAYIMEESKQSTKTVKVNHEGSNSSEKGDESGCVSPFESEDVLENSGMGEATTEEGIPCLSTEQEVQDDTSETKPEQMNGNQSSSSSSDEEGSERSVVTQVEASHKNLASVCESSFEDGQESIPRYSNTGGNMDDVVLSKAARPVKSARATEDFETWQRIIRLDAVRANDEWISYSPSQAAVSKERAIESAKAVFLKDYDHLEPYRIHHASRLVAILEAYAIYDQEIGYCQGMSDLLAPLLAVLEDDDEAFWCFAGFMRKARHNFRLDEVGIRRQLNMVARIIKYKDFHLYRHLEMLQAEDCFFVYRMVVVMFRRELTFEQTLCLWEVMWADQAANRAEIANSSWRKLQLGAPPTDDLLLYAIAASVLQKRKLIIESYNSMDEIIRECNSMAGQLDIWKLLDDAHDLVVTLHDRIE, from the exons ATGTGGGCGTGGGGCTGCGTCGAGCGCGTGGCCGCGGGCTTCCTCGGCGGCCCCCTCGCCGCCGGCGGCCGCTGGAACACCGCCGTCGCCGTCGGGGTCAcggccgccgcgggcctcgtGCTCGTCGCCATCGTCGTCTCTTCCCGCAG AGGCGGGCTCAAATCTCcgtggtggcggcggcggaggaAGGCGCCACTTACGGCGCAAGAGTGGTGCGACCTGTTCACACCGCAGGGGAAGCTTCAGGACGGCGGAGTGAAGCTTCTGAAGAAAGTTCGGAGCGGA GGGATTGAACCGAGTATCAGAGCGCAAGTCTGGCCGTTCCTTCTGGGAGT TTATAGCCTTGACAGTTCTGAAGCACAAAGAGATGTGGTCAAGGCCCAGAACAG GAAGGGATATTTGTTATTGAGGAAACATTGCCTGCGTAAATTAGCATACATCATGGAAGAGAGCAAGCAGTCAACTAAAACAGTTAAAGTCAACCATGAAGGGAGCAATAGTTCTGAAAAAGGTGATGAATCTGGTTGTGTTAGTCCTTTTGAATCTGAAGATGTTCTTGAAAATTCTGGCATGGGAGAGGCTACAACTGAGGAAGGAATTCCATGCCTCAGTACAGAGCAAGAAGTGCAGGATGACACTTCTGAAACAAAGCCAGAGCAGATGAATGGAAACCAGTCTTCATCTAGCTCCTCTGATGAGGAAGGGAGTGAAAGAAGTGTTGTGACTCAAGTAGAAGCATCTCATAAGAACTTGGCCTCAGTTTGTGAGTCCTCATTTGAGGATGGACAAGAAAGCATCCCAAGATATTCGAACACAGGAGGAAATATGGATGATGTTGTGTTATCTAAGGCTGCCCGCCCTGTGAAGTCTGCACGGGCAACTGAGGATTTTGAGACATGGCAACGGATTATCCGTTTGGACGCAGTCCGTGCTAACGACGAATGGATTTCCTACTCTCCATCCCAAGCTGCAGTTTCCAAGGAGAGGGCAATTGAATCTGCTAAAGCTGTTTTTCTCAAAGACTATGACCACTTAGAACCATATCGGATCCATCATGCGTCACGCCTTGTTGCTATTCTTGAGGCCTACGCAATATATGACCAAGAAATTGGATATTGTCAAGGAATGAGTGACCTGCTTGCGCCTCTCCTTGCTGTTCTAGAGGACGATGACGAGGCCTTCTGGTGCTTTGCTGGTTTTATGAGGAAAGCCCGCCACAACTTTAGGCTTGATGAAGTGGGTATACGCCGGCAACTCAATATGGTTGCCAGGATAATCAAATACAAGGACTTCCATCTCTACAGACATTTGGAGATGCTCCAAGCTGAAGACTGCTTTTTCGTTTACAGAATGGTGGTTGTGATGTTCCGGAGGGAACTCACCTTCGAGCAGACCCTATGTCTCTGGGAGGTGATGTGGGCTGATCAGGCAGCAAACCGCGCCGAGATCGCAAACTCATCCTGGCGTAAATTGCAGTTGGGAGCGCCTCCAACAGATGATCTGTTACTGTATGCGATTGCTGCTAGTGTGTTGCAGAAGCGGAAACTGATAATAGAAAGCTACAACAGCATGGATGAGATCATAAGGGAGTGTAACAGCATGGCTGGGCAGCTGGACATTTGGAAGCTCCTGGACGATGCGCACGATCTTGTGGTGACCCTTCACGATAGGATCGAGTAG